A part of Astatotilapia calliptera chromosome 15, fAstCal1.2, whole genome shotgun sequence genomic DNA contains:
- the hmbox1b gene encoding homeobox-containing protein 1 isoform X2 has product MLIIARAHGDPRSPPQVANRPPRCQGAVVSVDSASGGSEENESNPRVLRRARRAGSSRMSEFSEEPRFTIEQIDLLQRLRRTGMTKQEILHALDTLDRLDREHGDKFGRRTSSSSSSSSSYGVGGANSCTNNSASNTTTTTSFNNNNTASATTTSSASCNGGGINSGGEGGAADHAAAAASSTTSKISTATQTQFNSAGGLSLSPSNSYDTSPPPGPPPPSAILPSPVSLVALTQNGRDSLAATPNGKLSPPRYPVNSAAATRAFGFESTEEDLDIDDKVEELMRRDSSLVKEEIKAFLGNRRISQAVVAQVTGISQSRISHWLLQHGSDLSEQKKRAFYRWYTLEKTTPGATLNMRPAPLPLEEMEWRQTPPPLTTAPGTFRLRRGSRFTWRKECLAVMESYFNDNQYPDEAKREEIANACNAVIQKPGKKLSDLERVTSLKVYNWFANRRKEIKRRANIEATILESHGIDVQSPGGHSNSDDIDGNDFSEQACDLPYFDKRPLSRPFGLYRLEPTSPTQDDSAAHSEHQDPISLAVEMAAVNHTILALSRTGGGPNDIKTESLEDE; this is encoded by the exons ATGCTAATCATCGCACGAGCCCACGGCGACCCGCGTAGCCCACCTCAGGTGGCTAATCGCCCTCCGCGATGCCAGGGGGCTGTTGTCAGTGTGGATTCAGCCTCGGGGGGCAgtgaagaaaacgagagcaatcCTCGAGTGTTACGGAGGGCTCGCCGTGCTGG cagcagcaggatgtCTGAGTTCAGCGAGGAGCCGCGCTTCACTATTGAGCAGATAGATCTGCTGCAGCGGCTGCGTCGCACCGGCATGACCAAGCAGGAGATCCTGCATGCGCTCGACACTCTGGACCGGCTGGACCGGGAGCACGGCGACAAGTTTGGCCGCcgcacctcttcctcctcctcctcctcgtcctcctacGGCGTAGGCGGGGCCAACAGCTGCACCAACAACTCTGCctctaatactactactaccacGTCAttcaacaataacaacactgccTCGGCAACCACCACCTCTTCAGCGTCATGCAATGGCGGCGGCATCAACAGTGGCGGTGAGGGTGGAGCCGCCGATCACGCCGCCGCTGCTGCCTCTTCAACGACCTCCAAAATCTCCACAGCCACGCAGACGCAGTTCAACAGCGCCGGGGGGCTCTCGCTGTCTCCCAGCAACAGCTACGACACGTCCCCGCCTCCAGGGCCGCCGCCGCCCTCTGCCATCCTGCCGTCCCCGGTCTCGCTGGTGGCCCTGACACAGAACGGCCGCGACAGTCTAGCTGCCACCCCCAACGGAAAACTGTCTCCGCCACGCTATCCGGTGAACAGCGCTGCAGCGACGCGAGCGTTCGGGTTTGAATCTACAGAGGAAGATCTGGATATCGATGATAAGGTGGAGGAGCTGATGAG GAGGGACAGCAGTCTGGTGAAAGAGGAGATCAAAGCCTTCCTGGGGAACAGGAGGATCTCTCAGGCAGTGGTGGCACAAGTTACCG GCATCAGTCAGAGCAGGATCTCCCATTGGCTGCTGCAGCACGGCTCCGACCTGAGCGAGCAGAAGAAGAGGGCTTTCTACCGCTGGTACACGCTGGAGAAAACCACACCAG GTGCCACTCTGAACATGCGACCAGCTCCGTTACCTCTGGAGGAAATGGAGTGGAGGCAAACCCCGCCCCCCCTCACCACCGCCCCCGGCACCTTCCGCCTGCGTCGGGGAAGCCGCTTCACTTGGAGAAAAGAGTGCCTGGCTGTGATGGAGAG CTACTTCAACGACAACCAGTATCCAGATGAGGCCAAAAGGGAGGAGATAGCAAACGCCTGCAATGCTGTTATCCAGAAACCAG GGAAGAAGCTGTCTGATCTGGAGAGGGTCACTTCTCTGAAAGTTTACAACTGGTTTGCCAATCGTCGCAAAGAGATCAAGAGACGTGCCAACATTG AAGCCACAATCCTGGAGAGCCACGGGATAGACGTCCAGAGTCCAGGGGGACACTCCAACAGCGACGACATCGACGGGAACGACTTCTCGGAGCAG GCCTGTGACCTCCCCTATTTTGACAAAAGACCTCTCAGCCGACCTTTTGGCCTTTATCGCCTGGAGCCCACCTCGCCCACACAG GATGACAGCGCAGCGCACAGCGAGCACCAGGACCCCATCTCTCTGGCTGTGGAGATGGCTGCCGTCAACCACACCATCCTGGCCCTGTCCAGAACCGGAGGGGGGCCCAACGACATCAAGACGGAGTCCCTGGAGGACGAATGA
- the hmbox1b gene encoding homeobox-containing protein 1 isoform X6 — protein MSEFSEEPRFTIEQIDLLQRLRRTGMTKQEILHALDTLDRLDREHGDKFGRRTSSSSSSSSSYGVGGANSCTNNSASNTTTTTSFNNNNTASATTTSSASCNGGGINSGGEGGAADHAAAAASSTTSKISTATQTQFNSAGGLSLSPSNSYDTSPPPGPPPPSAILPSPVSLVALTQNGRDSLAATPNGKLSPPRYPVNSAAATRAFGFESTEEDLDIDDKVEELMRRDSSLVKEEIKAFLGNRRISQAVVAQVTGISQSRISHWLLQHGSDLSEQKKRAFYRWYTLEKTTPGATLNMRPAPLPLEEMEWRQTPPPLTTAPGTFRLRRGSRFTWRKECLAVMESYFNDNQYPDEAKREEIANACNAVIQKPGKKLSDLERVTSLKVYNWFANRRKEIKRRANIEATILESHGIDVQSPGGHSNSDDIDGNDFSEQACDLPYFDKRPLSRPFGLYRLEPTSPTQDDSAAHSEHQDPISLAVEMAAVNHTILALSRTGGGPNDIKTESLEDE, from the exons atgtCTGAGTTCAGCGAGGAGCCGCGCTTCACTATTGAGCAGATAGATCTGCTGCAGCGGCTGCGTCGCACCGGCATGACCAAGCAGGAGATCCTGCATGCGCTCGACACTCTGGACCGGCTGGACCGGGAGCACGGCGACAAGTTTGGCCGCcgcacctcttcctcctcctcctcctcgtcctcctacGGCGTAGGCGGGGCCAACAGCTGCACCAACAACTCTGCctctaatactactactaccacGTCAttcaacaataacaacactgccTCGGCAACCACCACCTCTTCAGCGTCATGCAATGGCGGCGGCATCAACAGTGGCGGTGAGGGTGGAGCCGCCGATCACGCCGCCGCTGCTGCCTCTTCAACGACCTCCAAAATCTCCACAGCCACGCAGACGCAGTTCAACAGCGCCGGGGGGCTCTCGCTGTCTCCCAGCAACAGCTACGACACGTCCCCGCCTCCAGGGCCGCCGCCGCCCTCTGCCATCCTGCCGTCCCCGGTCTCGCTGGTGGCCCTGACACAGAACGGCCGCGACAGTCTAGCTGCCACCCCCAACGGAAAACTGTCTCCGCCACGCTATCCGGTGAACAGCGCTGCAGCGACGCGAGCGTTCGGGTTTGAATCTACAGAGGAAGATCTGGATATCGATGATAAGGTGGAGGAGCTGATGAG GAGGGACAGCAGTCTGGTGAAAGAGGAGATCAAAGCCTTCCTGGGGAACAGGAGGATCTCTCAGGCAGTGGTGGCACAAGTTACCG GCATCAGTCAGAGCAGGATCTCCCATTGGCTGCTGCAGCACGGCTCCGACCTGAGCGAGCAGAAGAAGAGGGCTTTCTACCGCTGGTACACGCTGGAGAAAACCACACCAG GTGCCACTCTGAACATGCGACCAGCTCCGTTACCTCTGGAGGAAATGGAGTGGAGGCAAACCCCGCCCCCCCTCACCACCGCCCCCGGCACCTTCCGCCTGCGTCGGGGAAGCCGCTTCACTTGGAGAAAAGAGTGCCTGGCTGTGATGGAGAG CTACTTCAACGACAACCAGTATCCAGATGAGGCCAAAAGGGAGGAGATAGCAAACGCCTGCAATGCTGTTATCCAGAAACCAG GGAAGAAGCTGTCTGATCTGGAGAGGGTCACTTCTCTGAAAGTTTACAACTGGTTTGCCAATCGTCGCAAAGAGATCAAGAGACGTGCCAACATTG AAGCCACAATCCTGGAGAGCCACGGGATAGACGTCCAGAGTCCAGGGGGACACTCCAACAGCGACGACATCGACGGGAACGACTTCTCGGAGCAG GCCTGTGACCTCCCCTATTTTGACAAAAGACCTCTCAGCCGACCTTTTGGCCTTTATCGCCTGGAGCCCACCTCGCCCACACAG GATGACAGCGCAGCGCACAGCGAGCACCAGGACCCCATCTCTCTGGCTGTGGAGATGGCTGCCGTCAACCACACCATCCTGGCCCTGTCCAGAACCGGAGGGGGGCCCAACGACATCAAGACGGAGTCCCTGGAGGACGAATGA
- the hmbox1b gene encoding homeobox-containing protein 1 isoform X1 gives MLIIARAHGDPRSPPQVANRPPRCQGAVVSVDSASGGSEENESNPRVLRRARRAGSSSRMSEFSEEPRFTIEQIDLLQRLRRTGMTKQEILHALDTLDRLDREHGDKFGRRTSSSSSSSSSYGVGGANSCTNNSASNTTTTTSFNNNNTASATTTSSASCNGGGINSGGEGGAADHAAAAASSTTSKISTATQTQFNSAGGLSLSPSNSYDTSPPPGPPPPSAILPSPVSLVALTQNGRDSLAATPNGKLSPPRYPVNSAAATRAFGFESTEEDLDIDDKVEELMRRDSSLVKEEIKAFLGNRRISQAVVAQVTGISQSRISHWLLQHGSDLSEQKKRAFYRWYTLEKTTPGATLNMRPAPLPLEEMEWRQTPPPLTTAPGTFRLRRGSRFTWRKECLAVMESYFNDNQYPDEAKREEIANACNAVIQKPGKKLSDLERVTSLKVYNWFANRRKEIKRRANIEATILESHGIDVQSPGGHSNSDDIDGNDFSEQACDLPYFDKRPLSRPFGLYRLEPTSPTQDDSAAHSEHQDPISLAVEMAAVNHTILALSRTGGGPNDIKTESLEDE, from the exons ATGCTAATCATCGCACGAGCCCACGGCGACCCGCGTAGCCCACCTCAGGTGGCTAATCGCCCTCCGCGATGCCAGGGGGCTGTTGTCAGTGTGGATTCAGCCTCGGGGGGCAgtgaagaaaacgagagcaatcCTCGAGTGTTACGGAGGGCTCGCCGTGCTGG cagcagcagcaggatgtCTGAGTTCAGCGAGGAGCCGCGCTTCACTATTGAGCAGATAGATCTGCTGCAGCGGCTGCGTCGCACCGGCATGACCAAGCAGGAGATCCTGCATGCGCTCGACACTCTGGACCGGCTGGACCGGGAGCACGGCGACAAGTTTGGCCGCcgcacctcttcctcctcctcctcctcgtcctcctacGGCGTAGGCGGGGCCAACAGCTGCACCAACAACTCTGCctctaatactactactaccacGTCAttcaacaataacaacactgccTCGGCAACCACCACCTCTTCAGCGTCATGCAATGGCGGCGGCATCAACAGTGGCGGTGAGGGTGGAGCCGCCGATCACGCCGCCGCTGCTGCCTCTTCAACGACCTCCAAAATCTCCACAGCCACGCAGACGCAGTTCAACAGCGCCGGGGGGCTCTCGCTGTCTCCCAGCAACAGCTACGACACGTCCCCGCCTCCAGGGCCGCCGCCGCCCTCTGCCATCCTGCCGTCCCCGGTCTCGCTGGTGGCCCTGACACAGAACGGCCGCGACAGTCTAGCTGCCACCCCCAACGGAAAACTGTCTCCGCCACGCTATCCGGTGAACAGCGCTGCAGCGACGCGAGCGTTCGGGTTTGAATCTACAGAGGAAGATCTGGATATCGATGATAAGGTGGAGGAGCTGATGAG GAGGGACAGCAGTCTGGTGAAAGAGGAGATCAAAGCCTTCCTGGGGAACAGGAGGATCTCTCAGGCAGTGGTGGCACAAGTTACCG GCATCAGTCAGAGCAGGATCTCCCATTGGCTGCTGCAGCACGGCTCCGACCTGAGCGAGCAGAAGAAGAGGGCTTTCTACCGCTGGTACACGCTGGAGAAAACCACACCAG GTGCCACTCTGAACATGCGACCAGCTCCGTTACCTCTGGAGGAAATGGAGTGGAGGCAAACCCCGCCCCCCCTCACCACCGCCCCCGGCACCTTCCGCCTGCGTCGGGGAAGCCGCTTCACTTGGAGAAAAGAGTGCCTGGCTGTGATGGAGAG CTACTTCAACGACAACCAGTATCCAGATGAGGCCAAAAGGGAGGAGATAGCAAACGCCTGCAATGCTGTTATCCAGAAACCAG GGAAGAAGCTGTCTGATCTGGAGAGGGTCACTTCTCTGAAAGTTTACAACTGGTTTGCCAATCGTCGCAAAGAGATCAAGAGACGTGCCAACATTG AAGCCACAATCCTGGAGAGCCACGGGATAGACGTCCAGAGTCCAGGGGGACACTCCAACAGCGACGACATCGACGGGAACGACTTCTCGGAGCAG GCCTGTGACCTCCCCTATTTTGACAAAAGACCTCTCAGCCGACCTTTTGGCCTTTATCGCCTGGAGCCCACCTCGCCCACACAG GATGACAGCGCAGCGCACAGCGAGCACCAGGACCCCATCTCTCTGGCTGTGGAGATGGCTGCCGTCAACCACACCATCCTGGCCCTGTCCAGAACCGGAGGGGGGCCCAACGACATCAAGACGGAGTCCCTGGAGGACGAATGA
- the hmbox1b gene encoding homeobox-containing protein 1 isoform X4 — MLIIARAHGDPRSPPQVANRPPRCQGAVVSVDSASGGSEENESNPRVLRRARRAGSSSRMSEFSEEPRFTIEQIDLLQRLRRTGMTKQEILHALDTLDRLDREHGDKFGRRTSSSSSSSSSYGVGGANSCTNNSASNTTTTTSFNNNNTASATTTSSASCNGGGINSGGEGGAADHAAAAASSTTSKISTATQTQFNSAGGLSLSPSNSYDTSPPPGPPPPSAILPSPVSLVALTQNGRDSLAATPNGKLSPPRYPVNSAAATRAFGFESTEEDLDIDDKVEELMRRDSSLVKEEIKAFLGNRRISQAVVAQVTGISQSRISHWLLQHGSDLSEQKKRAFYRWYTLEKTTPGATLNMRPAPLPLEEMEWRQTPPPLTTAPGTFRLRRGSRFTWRKECLAVMESYFNDNQYPDEAKREEIANACNAVIQKPGKKLSDLERVTSLKVYNWFANRRKEIKRRANIEATILESHGIDVQSPGGHSNSDDIDGNDFSEQDDSAAHSEHQDPISLAVEMAAVNHTILALSRTGGGPNDIKTESLEDE; from the exons ATGCTAATCATCGCACGAGCCCACGGCGACCCGCGTAGCCCACCTCAGGTGGCTAATCGCCCTCCGCGATGCCAGGGGGCTGTTGTCAGTGTGGATTCAGCCTCGGGGGGCAgtgaagaaaacgagagcaatcCTCGAGTGTTACGGAGGGCTCGCCGTGCTGG cagcagcagcaggatgtCTGAGTTCAGCGAGGAGCCGCGCTTCACTATTGAGCAGATAGATCTGCTGCAGCGGCTGCGTCGCACCGGCATGACCAAGCAGGAGATCCTGCATGCGCTCGACACTCTGGACCGGCTGGACCGGGAGCACGGCGACAAGTTTGGCCGCcgcacctcttcctcctcctcctcctcgtcctcctacGGCGTAGGCGGGGCCAACAGCTGCACCAACAACTCTGCctctaatactactactaccacGTCAttcaacaataacaacactgccTCGGCAACCACCACCTCTTCAGCGTCATGCAATGGCGGCGGCATCAACAGTGGCGGTGAGGGTGGAGCCGCCGATCACGCCGCCGCTGCTGCCTCTTCAACGACCTCCAAAATCTCCACAGCCACGCAGACGCAGTTCAACAGCGCCGGGGGGCTCTCGCTGTCTCCCAGCAACAGCTACGACACGTCCCCGCCTCCAGGGCCGCCGCCGCCCTCTGCCATCCTGCCGTCCCCGGTCTCGCTGGTGGCCCTGACACAGAACGGCCGCGACAGTCTAGCTGCCACCCCCAACGGAAAACTGTCTCCGCCACGCTATCCGGTGAACAGCGCTGCAGCGACGCGAGCGTTCGGGTTTGAATCTACAGAGGAAGATCTGGATATCGATGATAAGGTGGAGGAGCTGATGAG GAGGGACAGCAGTCTGGTGAAAGAGGAGATCAAAGCCTTCCTGGGGAACAGGAGGATCTCTCAGGCAGTGGTGGCACAAGTTACCG GCATCAGTCAGAGCAGGATCTCCCATTGGCTGCTGCAGCACGGCTCCGACCTGAGCGAGCAGAAGAAGAGGGCTTTCTACCGCTGGTACACGCTGGAGAAAACCACACCAG GTGCCACTCTGAACATGCGACCAGCTCCGTTACCTCTGGAGGAAATGGAGTGGAGGCAAACCCCGCCCCCCCTCACCACCGCCCCCGGCACCTTCCGCCTGCGTCGGGGAAGCCGCTTCACTTGGAGAAAAGAGTGCCTGGCTGTGATGGAGAG CTACTTCAACGACAACCAGTATCCAGATGAGGCCAAAAGGGAGGAGATAGCAAACGCCTGCAATGCTGTTATCCAGAAACCAG GGAAGAAGCTGTCTGATCTGGAGAGGGTCACTTCTCTGAAAGTTTACAACTGGTTTGCCAATCGTCGCAAAGAGATCAAGAGACGTGCCAACATTG AAGCCACAATCCTGGAGAGCCACGGGATAGACGTCCAGAGTCCAGGGGGACACTCCAACAGCGACGACATCGACGGGAACGACTTCTCGGAGCAG GATGACAGCGCAGCGCACAGCGAGCACCAGGACCCCATCTCTCTGGCTGTGGAGATGGCTGCCGTCAACCACACCATCCTGGCCCTGTCCAGAACCGGAGGGGGGCCCAACGACATCAAGACGGAGTCCCTGGAGGACGAATGA
- the hmbox1b gene encoding homeobox-containing protein 1 isoform X3 gives MLIIARAHGDPRSPPQVANRPPRCQGAVVSVDSASGGSEENESNPRVLRRARRAGSSSRMSEFSEEPRFTIEQIDLLQRLRRTGMTKQEILHALDTLDRLDREHGDKFGRRTSSSSSSSSSYGVGGANSCTNNSASNTTTTTSFNNNNTASATTTSSASCNGGGINSGGEGGAADHAAAAASSTTSKISTATQTQFNSAGGLSLSPSNSYDTSPPPGPPPPSAILPSPVSLVALTQNGRDSLAATPNGKLSPPRYPVNSAAATRAFGFESTEEDLDIDDKVEELMRRDSSLVKEEIKAFLGNRRISQAVVAQVTGISQSRISHWLLQHGSDLSEQKKRAFYRWYTLEKTTPGATLNMRPAPLPLEEMEWRQTPPPLTTAPGTFRLRRGSRFTWRKECLAVMESYFNDNQYPDEAKREEIANACNAVIQKPGKKLSDLERVTSLKVYNWFANRRKEIKRRANIATILESHGIDVQSPGGHSNSDDIDGNDFSEQACDLPYFDKRPLSRPFGLYRLEPTSPTQDDSAAHSEHQDPISLAVEMAAVNHTILALSRTGGGPNDIKTESLEDE, from the exons ATGCTAATCATCGCACGAGCCCACGGCGACCCGCGTAGCCCACCTCAGGTGGCTAATCGCCCTCCGCGATGCCAGGGGGCTGTTGTCAGTGTGGATTCAGCCTCGGGGGGCAgtgaagaaaacgagagcaatcCTCGAGTGTTACGGAGGGCTCGCCGTGCTGG cagcagcagcaggatgtCTGAGTTCAGCGAGGAGCCGCGCTTCACTATTGAGCAGATAGATCTGCTGCAGCGGCTGCGTCGCACCGGCATGACCAAGCAGGAGATCCTGCATGCGCTCGACACTCTGGACCGGCTGGACCGGGAGCACGGCGACAAGTTTGGCCGCcgcacctcttcctcctcctcctcctcgtcctcctacGGCGTAGGCGGGGCCAACAGCTGCACCAACAACTCTGCctctaatactactactaccacGTCAttcaacaataacaacactgccTCGGCAACCACCACCTCTTCAGCGTCATGCAATGGCGGCGGCATCAACAGTGGCGGTGAGGGTGGAGCCGCCGATCACGCCGCCGCTGCTGCCTCTTCAACGACCTCCAAAATCTCCACAGCCACGCAGACGCAGTTCAACAGCGCCGGGGGGCTCTCGCTGTCTCCCAGCAACAGCTACGACACGTCCCCGCCTCCAGGGCCGCCGCCGCCCTCTGCCATCCTGCCGTCCCCGGTCTCGCTGGTGGCCCTGACACAGAACGGCCGCGACAGTCTAGCTGCCACCCCCAACGGAAAACTGTCTCCGCCACGCTATCCGGTGAACAGCGCTGCAGCGACGCGAGCGTTCGGGTTTGAATCTACAGAGGAAGATCTGGATATCGATGATAAGGTGGAGGAGCTGATGAG GAGGGACAGCAGTCTGGTGAAAGAGGAGATCAAAGCCTTCCTGGGGAACAGGAGGATCTCTCAGGCAGTGGTGGCACAAGTTACCG GCATCAGTCAGAGCAGGATCTCCCATTGGCTGCTGCAGCACGGCTCCGACCTGAGCGAGCAGAAGAAGAGGGCTTTCTACCGCTGGTACACGCTGGAGAAAACCACACCAG GTGCCACTCTGAACATGCGACCAGCTCCGTTACCTCTGGAGGAAATGGAGTGGAGGCAAACCCCGCCCCCCCTCACCACCGCCCCCGGCACCTTCCGCCTGCGTCGGGGAAGCCGCTTCACTTGGAGAAAAGAGTGCCTGGCTGTGATGGAGAG CTACTTCAACGACAACCAGTATCCAGATGAGGCCAAAAGGGAGGAGATAGCAAACGCCTGCAATGCTGTTATCCAGAAACCAG GGAAGAAGCTGTCTGATCTGGAGAGGGTCACTTCTCTGAAAGTTTACAACTGGTTTGCCAATCGTCGCAAAGAGATCAAGAGACGTGCCAACATTG CCACAATCCTGGAGAGCCACGGGATAGACGTCCAGAGTCCAGGGGGACACTCCAACAGCGACGACATCGACGGGAACGACTTCTCGGAGCAG GCCTGTGACCTCCCCTATTTTGACAAAAGACCTCTCAGCCGACCTTTTGGCCTTTATCGCCTGGAGCCCACCTCGCCCACACAG GATGACAGCGCAGCGCACAGCGAGCACCAGGACCCCATCTCTCTGGCTGTGGAGATGGCTGCCGTCAACCACACCATCCTGGCCCTGTCCAGAACCGGAGGGGGGCCCAACGACATCAAGACGGAGTCCCTGGAGGACGAATGA
- the hmbox1b gene encoding homeobox-containing protein 1 isoform X5 gives MLIIARAHGDPRSPPQVANRPPRCQGAVVSVDSASGGSEENESNPRVLRRARRAGSSSRMSEFSEEPRFTIEQIDLLQRLRRTGMTKQEILHALDTLDRLDREHGDKFGRRTSSSSSSSSSYGVGGANSCTNNSASNTTTTTSFNNNNTASATTTSSASCNGGGINSGGEGGAADHAAAAASSTTSKISTATQTQFNSAGGLSLSPSNSYDTSPPPGPPPPSAILPSPVSLVALTQNGRDSLAATPNGKLSPPRYPVNSAAATRAFGFESTEEDLDIDDKVEELMRRDSSLVKEEIKAFLGNRRISQAVVAQVTGISQSRISHWLLQHGSDLSEQKKRAFYRWYTLEKTTPGATLNMRPAPLPLEEMEWRQTPPPLTTAPGTFRLRRGSRFTWRKECLAVMESYFNDNQYPDEAKREEIANACNAVIQKPGKKLSDLERVTSLKVYNWFANRRKEIKRRANIATILESHGIDVQSPGGHSNSDDIDGNDFSEQDDSAAHSEHQDPISLAVEMAAVNHTILALSRTGGGPNDIKTESLEDE, from the exons ATGCTAATCATCGCACGAGCCCACGGCGACCCGCGTAGCCCACCTCAGGTGGCTAATCGCCCTCCGCGATGCCAGGGGGCTGTTGTCAGTGTGGATTCAGCCTCGGGGGGCAgtgaagaaaacgagagcaatcCTCGAGTGTTACGGAGGGCTCGCCGTGCTGG cagcagcagcaggatgtCTGAGTTCAGCGAGGAGCCGCGCTTCACTATTGAGCAGATAGATCTGCTGCAGCGGCTGCGTCGCACCGGCATGACCAAGCAGGAGATCCTGCATGCGCTCGACACTCTGGACCGGCTGGACCGGGAGCACGGCGACAAGTTTGGCCGCcgcacctcttcctcctcctcctcctcgtcctcctacGGCGTAGGCGGGGCCAACAGCTGCACCAACAACTCTGCctctaatactactactaccacGTCAttcaacaataacaacactgccTCGGCAACCACCACCTCTTCAGCGTCATGCAATGGCGGCGGCATCAACAGTGGCGGTGAGGGTGGAGCCGCCGATCACGCCGCCGCTGCTGCCTCTTCAACGACCTCCAAAATCTCCACAGCCACGCAGACGCAGTTCAACAGCGCCGGGGGGCTCTCGCTGTCTCCCAGCAACAGCTACGACACGTCCCCGCCTCCAGGGCCGCCGCCGCCCTCTGCCATCCTGCCGTCCCCGGTCTCGCTGGTGGCCCTGACACAGAACGGCCGCGACAGTCTAGCTGCCACCCCCAACGGAAAACTGTCTCCGCCACGCTATCCGGTGAACAGCGCTGCAGCGACGCGAGCGTTCGGGTTTGAATCTACAGAGGAAGATCTGGATATCGATGATAAGGTGGAGGAGCTGATGAG GAGGGACAGCAGTCTGGTGAAAGAGGAGATCAAAGCCTTCCTGGGGAACAGGAGGATCTCTCAGGCAGTGGTGGCACAAGTTACCG GCATCAGTCAGAGCAGGATCTCCCATTGGCTGCTGCAGCACGGCTCCGACCTGAGCGAGCAGAAGAAGAGGGCTTTCTACCGCTGGTACACGCTGGAGAAAACCACACCAG GTGCCACTCTGAACATGCGACCAGCTCCGTTACCTCTGGAGGAAATGGAGTGGAGGCAAACCCCGCCCCCCCTCACCACCGCCCCCGGCACCTTCCGCCTGCGTCGGGGAAGCCGCTTCACTTGGAGAAAAGAGTGCCTGGCTGTGATGGAGAG CTACTTCAACGACAACCAGTATCCAGATGAGGCCAAAAGGGAGGAGATAGCAAACGCCTGCAATGCTGTTATCCAGAAACCAG GGAAGAAGCTGTCTGATCTGGAGAGGGTCACTTCTCTGAAAGTTTACAACTGGTTTGCCAATCGTCGCAAAGAGATCAAGAGACGTGCCAACATTG CCACAATCCTGGAGAGCCACGGGATAGACGTCCAGAGTCCAGGGGGACACTCCAACAGCGACGACATCGACGGGAACGACTTCTCGGAGCAG GATGACAGCGCAGCGCACAGCGAGCACCAGGACCCCATCTCTCTGGCTGTGGAGATGGCTGCCGTCAACCACACCATCCTGGCCCTGTCCAGAACCGGAGGGGGGCCCAACGACATCAAGACGGAGTCCCTGGAGGACGAATGA